CGAGGCCATCGGCGGAGAGCGCGATCGGGCCATCATCCTCGGCTCGAGCCTGGGAGGCCTGACGGCGTGCCGGGTGGCGGAGGAGGACGCGCGGGTGTGCGCGCTCGTGCTGCTGGCCCCGGCGCTCCGGGCGGCGGAGCACCTGCGGCGCCTGGCGGGCCCGGCGGGCATGCGCCGGTGGGAGGAGACGGGCTGGCAGGAGCTGGATGACTACGCCGAGAAGCGCAAGGCCCGGGTGGACTTCGGCTTCATCGGCGACCTGGAGGCCATCGACGCGCGGTCCGGCGGATGGCCCGATGTGAGGGTGCCCACGCTCATCATCCACGGGCGCCAGGACGAGACGGTGCGGATTGACACGTCCCGGCAGTGGGCGCGCGGCAAGCGCCACGTCCGGCTCGTGGAGGTGGAGGATGGCCACGAGCTGATGGCCTCGCTCGGCCGCATCGCCGCCGAGGCCGATGACTTCCTGCGGCCCTTCCTGGCTCCCGCGGGAGCCTGAGCGCCGCGAGGCACGGACTACAGCTTGGGCGAGAGCGTGTCGACCTCGGCGAGCAGCTTCGTCATGCGCGCCTCGTCGATGCGGGACACGATGCGCTGCTGCTCGTGCACGTCGCGCACCGTCTTGGCCAGGCTGAAGGTGGAGCCCACCGTGAAGAGCATCCCCATGCCCAGGAAGGCCTTCATCCAGCCGTCCACGGGCAGGAACCACACGCCCATGGCCGTCACTCCGACGGCGAGGACCCAGGAGATCCACGTCTGGACGACCCAGGCGTTGCTGTGGGCGGGCTGGATGGCTTGGGTGTTGGGGGCGCGGTTCATGGGCTCTCTCCGGGTTCGGTTGCGTTGACGGGCAGAAGAGTGCCTCGCTTCTTCGAAAAGCGCATGGAACTAATCCATCGGCTCACGATAACCTGGAGTGTATGATTCAGCTCCAGCGGCTCGAGGGCTTCTACTGGGTGGCGAAGTGCGAGGGGTATGCGCGCGCCGCCCGCTCCTTCCCGTACCCCATCACCCAGCCTGGCGTGCACCAGCAGGTGAAGCGGCTGGAGGCCGAGGTCGGCGTGCGGCTCTTCGAGCGGGTGGGCAAGGATCGCGTCGTCCTCACGCCCGAGGGCCGCGCGCTCTACGCCTACGTCGCGCCCTTCCTCGAGGGGCTGCCGGCGATGACGCGCTCGCTGCGCTCGGGAGAGGTGAGCGGCAGGCTGCGCATCCACGCCTCGGGACACGTGCTGCGCTACCTGCTGCCCCCGTGGCTGCGCCGGCTCCAGAGCCAGCGGTTCGACATCGAGGTGGACCTCTTCGAGGCGAAGGTGCCCGCGGTGGCGCTCGTCCGCTCGGGCGAGGCGGACCTGCTGGTGGACCACCTGCCCGACATCCCCTCGGACTTCGAGGTGCGGCAGGTGGGCAGCGCTCGCCCCTTCCTCGTCTTCCCGTCCAACCACGAGCTCGCCCGGAAGGGGACGGTGAGCCCCAGGCAGCTCGCGGACGAGCCCTTCATCACCTACAGCTCGGACCTCCAGCTCCGCGAGCTCCAGCTGTCGGCGCTCGCGCACCACGGGGTGAAGCCGCAGCGGCTCCACGCGGCGGACTCCTCGGAGACCATCCTGGGCTTCGTCGCGGCGGGGCTGGGCTACTCGCTGCTGGCGTCGCTGCTGCCGAAGGGGCCTCGGGTGCCCGGCGTCGTCGCCCAGCCGCTCACCCAGCCCACCCGGCAGTTCCCCATCTACGCGGCCTGGCGCAAGAGCGCGCACGCCGACCCGCTGCTGGGCGTGCTGCTCTCGCTCGCGCCGCAGCCGTGAGGCCCCGGGGCCTGGGTCAGATGCGCTCGCGCTCTTTCTGCGCGACGGGGAGGTGCTCCGGCGCGAGCTGCTGCAGGGTGCTGGTGGCGACCGGGTGGTCCAGCATTCCGCGCAGCTCCAGCTGCCGCTCCAGGTAGGCCACCCGGTCCTTGAGCTGCTGGATCTGCGGGGCGCCCAGCTGCGCCTCGCGCAGGCGGATGAAGGCCTCCACCAGCGGCTTGAGCGAGAAGCGGATGGTCAGGCCCAGCAGGGGGATACCGCAGGTCATTCCCACCACCATGATGGTGACGATGGCTTCCGTGGCTTCCATGGCGTTGTTCCTCGAGGGTCCGGCTGTGCAGGGCCGGGCCTGAATCGTACGCGCGAGCAGCGAAGCGATTGCAGCGCGCCTGCCTCGCCCTCCATGTCACGCCGTGCCCGATGGGGACAAGGCCAGCGCCGCGCGGCGTGATTCCACGGCGCGTATGTGTGCTGTGGCGTTCCGCGACGCTCTCACGCCTTGAAAATCCCAGGAGTTTCGATGGGTTATCGTGAGCACGGGCCTTGCAGAACCGCCTCGTACGCCCTCGGTGGAAATGACGGATGAAGGCCCAGCAGTGGAGATCCTGCGATGCTTCCGGAAAACGAGAACAGCTCGAAGCAGCTTCCACAGCTCACTCTGGACTCGGACGAGGAGGAGCTGTGCCCCACGCGCGTCCGCTCGGAGACGCCGGACTCGGGCATGGAGCAGTGGTGGGCACCTCCGCAGACCTCCCGCGGGAGCGGGGTGCGGAACGTCGTTCCCTGGACGCCGCCTCCCGTGGCCCCGTCGGGAGACCCGCTGCTGGGCGCGGAGATCGGCAGCTTCCGGCTCATGCGCAAGCTGGGCGGTGGCGGCATGGGCACCGTCTACCTCGGCGAGCACATGCTCATCGGCAGCAAGGTGGCGGTGAAGTTCCTGCATGATCACTTCGCCTCCGACGAGGCGCTGATCCAGCGCTTCCTGGCCGAGGCCCGGGTCGTCAACCTCATCGGCCACGAGAACATCATCAACATCTTCGACATGAACGTGCTGCCGCCCCGGCGGCACTTCCTCATCATGGAGTACCTGGAGGGCAGTCCGCTGTCCGCGATGAAGGGCCAGCAGGTGGCGCTCCCGGTGGCGGTCTCCATCCTCAGCCAGGTGTGTGATGCGCTGCAGGCGGCCCACGCCCACGGCGTGGTCCACCGCGATCTCAAGCCGGAGAACATCTTCCTGGTCCGCCATGACCGGATGCCGCACTTCGTGAAGGTGCTGGACTTCGGCATCGCCAAGCTCATGGACAGCATGCCGCAGCAGGGGCAGACCTCGGCGGGCACGCTCATCGGCACGCCCGAGTACATGGCCCCCGAGCAGTGGTACGGCAACACCCTGGATGGGCGCACGGACCTGTATGCGCTGGGGATGATTGCCTACGAGCTGCTCGTGGGCAGGCCCGCCTTCAGCAAGGGTGGGCTGGGCAACCTGCTGCATGCCCACCTGATGGAGTGCCCGCCGTCTCCCCATGAGCTGCGGCCCGAGGTGCCGGTGGCGCTCTCCGACGCCGTCATGCGCGCCATGGCCAAGCGGCCGGAGGAGCGCTACCGGGACGCGGCCGAGATGCGGGAGGCGCTGGAGCAGGCGCTTCCGCCGCAGGACTCGCGCCCGCGTGGGGCCCTGGCGACTCCTGTTCCCACCCCGACGCCCGCGAGCCCTTCCGAGGCGGTGCGGATGAGCCTGCCCACCACGCCCGCCTCCCTGCCTCCGCCCGTCTCTCCCGTGCCCTCCGCTGGCGAGCTCGCCGCGCGGATCTGCCTCCAGCCGGGGAGCCCTCCCATCCGGCTGGCCTGCACGGACCTGGCTCGCGGCGGCGTCTTCCTGTGCACTGACGGCACCCTGCCGCCGCTGCGCTCGCGCGTGTCGCTCACCCTGGAGCTGCACGGCCGGAGCGTCCCGTGCATGGCCGAGGTCGTCCACCACGTCCCCGCGGCGCTGGCCAGCACCTGGAAGATGCGCCCCGGCTTCGCCGTCCAGTTCCTCGAGCTGTCCGAGGAGGCTCGCGCGGTGCTGGCGAGCCTGGGCCAGGGGCGGGGCCAGGGACTGGAGGCCCCCAAGGCCCAGCAGGACGATGCCCAGGCGGAGCTCATGCTGCGGATGCTGTTCCGGCGCATGAAGAGCGACCCCTATGCGCTGCTCTGCCTGAAGCTCGACGCGACCTTCGAGGACGTCCGCAAGTACGCGCGCTCCACGCTGCGCTACCTGGAGACCATCGCCGCTCGGCCCCTGTCCCCCCGGCAGCAGCAGGATCTGGCCGAGATGCGCTCTCTCGTGGAGAAGGCCGCGGAGGTGCTCGGCCATGCGCGCCAGCGCGTCGAGCACGACGCCTGGCGGAGCAACTACACCGGGGTGGCGCGCTGCATCTCGAGCGGAGTCTCCGCCACCGAGCTCGAGGCGCTGCAGGCCCGCTTCCTCGTGGACCATCCCGGCGCGGAGGCCATCGAGCAGGTCCACGCCCACACCGCCAAGGCCTGGGAGGGCCAGGGCCGCATCGATCTGGCGCTCAGCGAGTACGAGCGGGCGCTGAGGGCCAACCCGCTCCGGCTCTCGCTGCAGCAGCGCTACTGGACCCTCAAGCAGCGGGGCGTGAAGCCCACCCCGCCGCCGGAGCCCTTGTCGGGCGATGACGTCTCGGGGCTCTGGCAGCGGTCGGACCCCTCATAGCGCGGCGGCCCGGGAGACCGGAGGGCCGCAGTCTGTCCGGGAGGACACTCGCGAGCTCGGTCCGTTGCCCGCAGGGCAGTGAAGCGGGAGTTTCCCTTCCAGGTGTTGAAGCTCTGGTAGCGTGCGGCGCATGAAGAAGCTCCTCATCGTATTTCTCGGGCTCGTGGTCCTGGCTGGCGCCGCCGCCGGTGGCGCGTTCCTGTGGGCGGAGAAGGGCGCGTCGACTCCCAAGGTCGTGGGCGAGGCGCCCGAGGTCATCTTCGTCGTGAAGAAGGGCACCTCGGCGCGCGCGCTGGGCCCGGAGCTCGTCGGGCAGGGGCTCATCGAGGATGCGCGCTTCTGGCGCTACCACCTCTTCCGGCGGGGCGGGCTGGCGGCGAAGGCCGGTCGCTTCAAGCTGCGCGCCTCCATGTCCATCCAGGAGATCGCCACCGCGCTCGAGGGCCCGCCGCTCCCCGAGGACGTTCCGTTCGTGATGATCGAAGGGTGGCGCCTGCGGGACACCGACGCGGCGCTCGCCACCAAGGGGCTCATCAAGCCGGGCGAGTACATCGCCGCGGCCAGCCGCCCCCAGCGCTTCAAGGCCAGCTTCCCGCTGCCCACGCGCACCCTGGAGGGCTACCTCTACCCGGAGACCTACGCCGTCGTCCCCGAGGGCTTCAGCGTGGAGGCCTTCATCCAGCGGCAGCTCGACACCTTCGCCCTGCGCTTCTACGAGGCCCACAAGGACGAGCTCGAGAAGAGCGGCCGCAGCCTCAACGACATCGTCGTGATGGCCTCGATGCTCGAGCGCGAGGAGCCCGAGCCCGAGCAGCGCCCCCTCGTCGCCGGCATCCTCTGGAAGCGCATCGACAAGGGCTTCGCGCTCGGCGTGGACGCCACGAGCCGCTACGAGCTGGTGGACTGGAACGACCGGAAGGAGTTCCTCAAGCGGCTGCGCGACAACTCGGATCCGTGGAACACGCGCACGCGCCCGGGGCTGCCTCCCGGACCGATTGGCGCTCCCACCGTGGAGTCGCTCGTCGCGGCGCTGCGCCCCAAGGCCAGCGACTACTGGTACTACCTGCACGACGCGAACAGGAAGCTGCACCCCTCGCGCAACGCCGAGGAGCACGAGGCGCTGCGCGTGAAGTACAACGTCTACTGAGGCGCTCACCTCAGCTCGTGGCGCAGCGCCATGCGCGCGGCGTTGTGGCCGCACATGCCGTGGACTCCTCCTCCCGGCGGGGTGGAGGAGGAGCACAGGTAGAGCCCCTTCACGGGCGTCCTGTAGGGGTTGAGCCCCAGCACCGGCCGGGCGAGGATCTGCGAGAACATGTTCGCCCCGCCGGTGATGTCTCCGCCGATGAGGTTCGCGTTGTGGCGCTCCAGCTCGGACGGCGTCATCACGCCGCGGGCGAGGATGGTGTCCTTGAACCCCGGCGCGAAGCGCTCGAGCTGGCTCTCGATGCGATCGGTGACGTCCAGATCTCCACCGTGAGGCACGTGGCAGTAGGCCCAGGCGGTGTGCTTGCCGGCGGGGGCGCGGCTCGGCTCGAACGGGTACTGCACGAGCAGCACGTACGGCTTGTCGGAGTAGCGGCCCTCCCACGGCGCCCGCTCGGCGCTGGCGATCTCGTCGAAGCTGCCGCCCAGGTGGATGGTGCCGGCATCCCGGCAGCCCGGCGCCTTCCAGGGGATGGGCTCCGAGAGGGCCCAGTCCACCTTGTGCACGCCGGGGCCATAGCGGAACGCCTGTAGCGTCTTCTTGTAGCCCTCCGGCAGCTTGTGGCCCGCGAGCCTCAGCAGCTGCCGGGCCGTGACGTCACAGAGGATGACCCGGGCGGGCGGCAGCTCGTCGATGTTCTCCACGCGCGCCCCGGTCTCGATGCGGCCGCCCAGTGAGCGCAGGATCGACGCCAGCGCGTCCGCCAGCTTCTGCGAGCCCCCTCGCGCCACGGGCCAGCCTCCCGCGTGGCCGCTGGTGCCCAGCACGAGCCCGAACGCGCTGGTGCCCGCCCACTCCAGCGGGACGATGGAGTGCGCCGCCACGCCCGCGAACAGCCCCTTGGCGTGCTCCCCCGAGAACCAGCTCTCCGCGAGGCTCCGGGCGGAGCGCAGGGCCTGCAGCCCGAAGTGGGCCAGCGCGATGGGGTGCCTGGGGACGGGAGGCAGCGGCCCGAGCAGCGCGGGCGCGAGCTTCTTCCAGTCGCGCACCAGCGGGCCGAAGAGCTTCTTCCAGGCCGCGCCATCACGGCCCAGCGTCGCCGCGGTCTCCTCGAGCGATGGATAGACCACGCCCGCCTGGCCGTCATCGAGCGGGTGGGCAAAGGACGCCTTCGGGTGGACGAGCTCCAGCCCGTGCTCCGCCAGCGGCAGGGCGCTCAGGAAGGGCGAGGCGATGGCCAGCGCCTGCACGGTGGAGCAGATGTCGTGGATGAAGCCCGGCAGCGTCAGCTCCGCCGACCGGCACGAGCCCCCCAGCGTGGCGTTCGCCTCGCGTACCAGCACCGAGCGCCCCGCCTGGGCCAGCGTGATGGCCGCCGCCAGGCCGTTGGGACCCGCTCCAATCACGATCGCGTCGTAGGACTCGCCCAAGGTAGGAGGAATCTATACCTCCGTGGGTACGCGTGACGGGTGTTCGAACGGGACGCGGCCCAGGCGCCCAGTCGCACGCTCCGCATGAGCGGTTCGTAGCTCGAGGCCCGAGACGCCCGAGGAGCCATCTTGCCCTACCTGAGAGGTGAGAGGCATGAACTCTCTCTGACGGGTTGAGCCGCGCTCTCATCCAAGGGCTGGAGATGCACTTTCTCCGCGCGCGTTCGTCCGCCCGCCTGCTGGCCGGAGCCTCGTTCGCGGCTGTGCCGCGCGGGTGAGCACGTTCCTACCTTCAGGGCATGAACGCGGAGGCCTTGTCCATCCTCGATGAGGGCGCGAGCGGCGAGCGCCATGTGACGATCGGCGATCGGGAGATCCGGCTGACCCATCTGGAGAAGCCGTTCTGGCCCGAGCTCGGCATCACCAAGGGAGATCTGCTTCGCTACTACGTCCAGGTGGCGCCGGTGCTCCTAGCGCACCTGAGCGACCGGGCCATGGTGATGAAGCGCTACCCGAATGGCGCCTCCGGCCCGTTTTTCTTCATGAAGCGCGCGCCCGAGCCGCGCCCCGCCTGGCTGCGTACCTGCTCCATCTCCCACGCCTCGGGCAACGTCATCGACTTCCCGGTGGTGGATGATCTCGCGGCGCTGCTGTGGACGGTGGCATCGACCTGAATCCCTGGTACGCGCGCTGCGACGACGTGCAGCGGCCGGACTATCTGCACTTCGATCTGGACCCGTGCAAGGCCAGCTGGGAGCAGGTGGTGGAGACCGGGCTCGTGCTGCGGGAGGTGCTCGAGGGCCTGAAGATGCCCACGCTGGTGAAGACCTCGGGCTCCAAGGGGCTGCACGTCTACGTGCCCATCCGCCGGGGACCGACGCAGAAGCAGGTATGGACCATCGCCAAGGCGCTGGCGCAGGAGCTGGCCGGGCAGTACCCGGAGCTCATCACCGCCGAGTACCGCATCGCCAAGCGTCCGCGAGGGCGCGTGCTCGTGGACTACAACCAGAACGCCTGGGGGCGCACGCTGGCGTCCATCTACTCGGTGCGCCCCACGGCCTACGCCAGCGTGTCCACCCCCGTCACCTGGGAGGAGCTCGAGTCGGGGGCGCGCATCGAGGACTTCACCCTGAAGAACGTGCCCGCGCGCATCAAGCGTCGGGGCGACCTCTGGAAGCCGCTGCTGGCGGCCAAGGGGAGGGTGGAGCTGGAGAGGTTCCTATGAGACCGCCTCGCACCGCCGCGCCCGCGTCCTGGAGCCCGCTGGACCTGTCGCTCACGCCGCCCTATCCGCCCATGGAGGCGGAGCTCGTGCGGGAGATTCCGGCCGGAGACACCTGGCAGTACGAGCCCAAGTGGGACGGCTTCCGGTGCGTCGTCTACCGCGATGGGGACCATGTGGAGCTGCAGTCCAAGGCCGGGCAGCCGCTGGGCCGCTACTTCCCCGAGCTCGTGGAGGCGGTGCGGGAGCTGTCGCCCAGGCGCTTCGTCATCGACGGGGAGATCGTCATCCCGGAGGACGGAGGGCTGTCGTTCGATGCGCTGTTGATGCGCATCCACCCGGCGGCCAGCCGCGTGGCGAAGCTGGCGGCACAGAGCCCCTCGCGCCTCTATGTCTTCGACATGCTGGTGGACACCCGAGGGCAGCGCCTCACCGAGAAGCCGCTGGTGGACCGGAGGCAGAAGCTGGAGTCCTTCGCCTCGCGCTACCTGGATGCGAAGGGGCAGATCCGTCTGTCTCCCGCGACGTACTCGGAGAAGGTGGCGCGGGCGTGGCTGGGCTCGCCCGGGATGGATGGGGTGATCGCCAAGCGCCTGGCCGCGAAGTACGCGTCGGGCGAGCGCACGGGGATGGTGAAGGTGAAGCCTCAGCGCACGGCCGACTGCGTGGTGGGCGGCTTCCGGTGGGCGGAGAACCGCAAGAGCGGGGTGGGCTCGCTGCTGCTCGGGCTCTACGACAAGGATGGGCTGCTGCACCACGTGGGCTTCTGCTCGAGCTTCTCCGCGAAGGACAAGAAGGAGCTGGTCGAGCCGCTCGAGTCGCTCCGGGGAGGGCCGGGCTTCACGGGCAAGACGCCGGGCGGCCCCAGCCGCTGGAGCAAGCGGGATGGAGCCTGGGAGCCGCTGCAGACGCGGCTCGTGGTGGAGGTGGGGTACGACCACTTCAGCCAGGGGCGGTTCCGGCACGGCACCCAGTTCCTGCGGTGGCGACCCGACAAGGCCCCCGAGCAGTGCCGCATGGAGCAGGTGACGCGGCGGCGCTCGCGGGCCGAGGTTCCGCTCGTGGAGTACGGCGACGCCACGGCCCCGTGAAGCGGCTACAGTGGGCGCGGGAGGTGT
This DNA window, taken from Hyalangium gracile, encodes the following:
- a CDS encoding YqiA/YcfP family alpha/beta fold hydrolase, with translation MTIEHIPQESPRWLYLHGFASGPESSKGVALARHYARQGIHVERLNLRQPSLERLRLSAMMRTVREAIGGERDRAIILGSSLGGLTACRVAEEDARVCALVLLAPALRAAEHLRRLAGPAGMRRWEETGWQELDDYAEKRKARVDFGFIGDLEAIDARSGGWPDVRVPTLIIHGRQDETVRIDTSRQWARGKRHVRLVEVEDGHELMASLGRIAAEADDFLRPFLAPAGA
- a CDS encoding YiaA/YiaB family inner membrane protein; protein product: MNRAPNTQAIQPAHSNAWVVQTWISWVLAVGVTAMGVWFLPVDGWMKAFLGMGMLFTVGSTFSLAKTVRDVHEQQRIVSRIDEARMTKLLAEVDTLSPKL
- a CDS encoding LysR family transcriptional regulator, producing the protein MIQLQRLEGFYWVAKCEGYARAARSFPYPITQPGVHQQVKRLEAEVGVRLFERVGKDRVVLTPEGRALYAYVAPFLEGLPAMTRSLRSGEVSGRLRIHASGHVLRYLLPPWLRRLQSQRFDIEVDLFEAKVPAVALVRSGEADLLVDHLPDIPSDFEVRQVGSARPFLVFPSNHELARKGTVSPRQLADEPFITYSSDLQLRELQLSALAHHGVKPQRLHAADSSETILGFVAAGLGYSLLASLLPKGPRVPGVVAQPLTQPTRQFPIYAAWRKSAHADPLLGVLLSLAPQP
- a CDS encoding serine/threonine protein kinase; protein product: MLPENENSSKQLPQLTLDSDEEELCPTRVRSETPDSGMEQWWAPPQTSRGSGVRNVVPWTPPPVAPSGDPLLGAEIGSFRLMRKLGGGGMGTVYLGEHMLIGSKVAVKFLHDHFASDEALIQRFLAEARVVNLIGHENIINIFDMNVLPPRRHFLIMEYLEGSPLSAMKGQQVALPVAVSILSQVCDALQAAHAHGVVHRDLKPENIFLVRHDRMPHFVKVLDFGIAKLMDSMPQQGQTSAGTLIGTPEYMAPEQWYGNTLDGRTDLYALGMIAYELLVGRPAFSKGGLGNLLHAHLMECPPSPHELRPEVPVALSDAVMRAMAKRPEERYRDAAEMREALEQALPPQDSRPRGALATPVPTPTPASPSEAVRMSLPTTPASLPPPVSPVPSAGELAARICLQPGSPPIRLACTDLARGGVFLCTDGTLPPLRSRVSLTLELHGRSVPCMAEVVHHVPAALASTWKMRPGFAVQFLELSEEARAVLASLGQGRGQGLEAPKAQQDDAQAELMLRMLFRRMKSDPYALLCLKLDATFEDVRKYARSTLRYLETIAARPLSPRQQQDLAEMRSLVEKAAEVLGHARQRVEHDAWRSNYTGVARCISSGVSATELEALQARFLVDHPGAEAIEQVHAHTAKAWEGQGRIDLALSEYERALRANPLRLSLQQRYWTLKQRGVKPTPPPEPLSGDDVSGLWQRSDPS
- the mltG gene encoding endolytic transglycosylase MltG is translated as MKKLLIVFLGLVVLAGAAAGGAFLWAEKGASTPKVVGEAPEVIFVVKKGTSARALGPELVGQGLIEDARFWRYHLFRRGGLAAKAGRFKLRASMSIQEIATALEGPPLPEDVPFVMIEGWRLRDTDAALATKGLIKPGEYIAAASRPQRFKASFPLPTRTLEGYLYPETYAVVPEGFSVEAFIQRQLDTFALRFYEAHKDELEKSGRSLNDIVVMASMLEREEPEPEQRPLVAGILWKRIDKGFALGVDATSRYELVDWNDRKEFLKRLRDNSDPWNTRTRPGLPPGPIGAPTVESLVAALRPKASDYWYYLHDANRKLHPSRNAEEHEALRVKYNVY
- a CDS encoding phytoene desaturase family protein, producing MGESYDAIVIGAGPNGLAAAITLAQAGRSVLVREANATLGGSCRSAELTLPGFIHDICSTVQALAIASPFLSALPLAEHGLELVHPKASFAHPLDDGQAGVVYPSLEETAATLGRDGAAWKKLFGPLVRDWKKLAPALLGPLPPVPRHPIALAHFGLQALRSARSLAESWFSGEHAKGLFAGVAAHSIVPLEWAGTSAFGLVLGTSGHAGGWPVARGGSQKLADALASILRSLGGRIETGARVENIDELPPARVILCDVTARQLLRLAGHKLPEGYKKTLQAFRYGPGVHKVDWALSEPIPWKAPGCRDAGTIHLGGSFDEIASAERAPWEGRYSDKPYVLLVQYPFEPSRAPAGKHTAWAYCHVPHGGDLDVTDRIESQLERFAPGFKDTILARGVMTPSELERHNANLIGGDITGGANMFSQILARPVLGLNPYRTPVKGLYLCSSSTPPGGGVHGMCGHNAARMALRHELR
- a CDS encoding ATP-dependent DNA ligase encodes the protein MRPPRTAAPASWSPLDLSLTPPYPPMEAELVREIPAGDTWQYEPKWDGFRCVVYRDGDHVELQSKAGQPLGRYFPELVEAVRELSPRRFVIDGEIVIPEDGGLSFDALLMRIHPAASRVAKLAAQSPSRLYVFDMLVDTRGQRLTEKPLVDRRQKLESFASRYLDAKGQIRLSPATYSEKVARAWLGSPGMDGVIAKRLAAKYASGERTGMVKVKPQRTADCVVGGFRWAENRKSGVGSLLLGLYDKDGLLHHVGFCSSFSAKDKKELVEPLESLRGGPGFTGKTPGGPSRWSKRDGAWEPLQTRLVVEVGYDHFSQGRFRHGTQFLRWRPDKAPEQCRMEQVTRRRSRAEVPLVEYGDATAP